From Danio rerio strain Tuebingen ecotype United States chromosome 7, GRCz12tu, whole genome shotgun sequence, the proteins below share one genomic window:
- the chd9 gene encoding chromodomain-helicase-DNA-binding protein 9 isoform X18, producing MSEKRLQKQKQQQQQQQQQQQQQQMESPLSDDKQQKANRIISEAIAKARERGEKNIPRVMSPDSFPSSSSQHRSHKAGSSKSKSKDKSSKKARIVKSSKPKQKAQIGKIVIKFGKKKRKKTDSSEELSDDDRPTRRSSKDDDSKRRSNRKVKRKKYEDDGEARISDEEMKVIVKAKKSSSNKKPAVQLFVENPTEEDAAVVDKIMASRVVKKEVSPGVLVEIEEYFVKYKNYSYLHCEWATEQQLEKDKRIQQKIKRFKIKQAQKAHFFADIEEDPFNPDYVEVDRVLEVSYCEDKDSGEPVVYYLVKWCSLPYEDSTWELMEDVDQTKIEEFKKLQAAKPHTNRMERPPASHWKKLEKSRKYCNENSLRDYQLEGVNWLLFNWYNRRNCILADEMGLGKTIQSITFLEEIYRTGIKGPFLIIAPLSTIANWEREFRTWTHLNVIVYHGSVVSRQMLQQYEMYCRDSQGRVIRGAYRFQAVITTFEMILGGCPELNAIDWRCVIIDEAHRLKNKNCKLLEGFKLMSLEHKVLLTGTPLQNTVEELFSLLHFLEPTRFPSENTFMQEFGDLKTEEQVQKLQAILKPMMLRRLKEDVEKKLAPKEETIIEVELTNIQKKYYRAILEKNFSFLAKGAGQANVPNLLNTMMELRKCCNHPYLIKGAEEKIMEDFKEVYSPAAVDFHLQAMIQSAGKLVLIDKLLPKMKAGGHKVLIFSQMVRCLDILEDYLIQRRYLYERIDGRVRGNLRQAAIDRFSKPDSDRFVFLLCTRAGGLGINLTAADTCIIFDSDWNPQNDLQAQARCHRIGQNKAVKVYRLITRNSYEREMFDRASLKLGLDKAVLQSMSGRDNSLAGGGQMQQQLSKKEIEDLLRRGAYGAIMDEEDEGNKFCEEDIDQILQRRTKTITIESEGRGSTFAKASFVASGNRTDISLDDPNFWDKWAKKAEIDMDTVNGRNSLVIDTPRVRKQTRPFSSTKDELAELSEGESSGDDKPKLRRPHDRLNSYGRTECFRVEKNLLVYGWGRWKDILAHGRFKRQLSERDVEWICRALLSYCLVHYRGDDKIKSFMWDLIAPTEDGRTKELQNHLGLSTPVPRGRKGKKMKTQSSSFDIQKAEWIRKHNPEHILSDDGYKKHLKHHCNKVLLRVRMLYYLKQELIGAQCQQVLEGIDASEIEIRVPELDRSEMPAMWWDMLSDKCLLLGVYKHGYEKYNTIRADPKLCFLDRVGRPDEKAIAAEQRGNDFIDGDVDDPEYKPAPALMKDDMEDDASSPGDLVITDAGEGGSMLDGGGGTLSSGSGVYWPSPSALTARLRRLITASQRFTKSRQILQIHQTQQAMTPALYPMPPTLTDTFNPKIAAKIERQQRWTRREEADFYRVVSTFGVVFDPDLGRFDWTKFRAMARLHKKTDESLHKYLCAFIAMCRRVCRLPAIEGDMVDSSLAIQPITEERASRTLYRVELLRKIREQVLRHPQLYEHLALCQPGPDLPVWWETGSHDRDLLLGAAKHGVSRTDYHILRDPELCFMAAQRNYSQNKGSTAQAQAPNQTLSLGQCHTPTPLPTPLQHIQMKEASASPLLNQTELKEEPLSEGEEEAGERELKMETASVRPPTPSGVDEKDDILKVGESESRMEAARTKPLTPNSITRKQKKLSKRSRREARRESRSDSDSDGSSSSSSSSSSSRSSSSSSSSSRSGSSSSSSSSSCSSGSSSSSSSSSSSSEGSDSEEAPKNASVVPGVKGFDEDSVASLNTTQDDMQDSHVTNGISNPPHPFQGGYMLAASYWPKDRVMINRLDSICQAVLKGKWPGVRRAYEGNAVASFYTTKLLDNASTLPEDPSDSPQGSKVKKHVADREKEFSVKINNEGSLKLTFQKQGLPLKRPLEGEEGPLAQQQYLARLQELQNASDISLADYTKTQNYPQVLPEQMRLNGVMDGQPIVKRRRGRRKNVEGMDLLFMNRNRPPVMPEQTPAGWSGGVAGMSGPSGLSTPQGPSTFDTESRVPVISLKDGTRLAGEDAPKRKELDQWLKEHPGFVADTANKLQFQDGRPKQKRHRCRNPNKIDINSLTGEERVQIINRRNARKIGGAFAPPLKDLSRFLQENPEYGVPPEWADVVKQSGYLPESMFDRILTGPIVPEEVSRRGRRPKNAMPKAAMVTGASANAALGLNPLLTNGLLAGLDLNSLQALQHNLQSLQSLQLTTGLMGLPHDPSNMAAMFPMMLSGMTGLPNLLGMSSLIGNPSQEVAGVAPVGDEEEKKKSAGDIPKSSALNLSLDGKAERTEAQSSKATTSNQTSASASGHPLALNPLLLSSMLYPGMLLTPGLNLPVANQPQAANTQPTPALQPAASEAMAPQPGQSEDKDSDEGEEPDEKKDTSGPEGSAKADSSSSESDSSSSSSEDSDSSDED from the exons AAAAATTGTTATAAAGTTTGGAAAGAAGAAGCGGAAGAAGACAGATTCCTCAGAAGAGCTGTCTGATGATGACAGACCCACTCGAAGATCCTCTAAAGACGATGATTCG AAGCGGCGTTCTAACAGGAAGGTCAAGAGGAAGAAGTATGAGGATGACGGTGAGGCCCGAATATCTGATGAGGAAATGAAGGTCATCGTCAAAGCCAAAAAGAGCAGCTCCAATAAAAAGCCTGCAGTGCaattgtttgtg GAGAATCCAACCGAGGAAGATGCTGCTGTGGTTGATAAAATCATGGCGTCTCGTGTGGTGAAAAAAGAG GTTTCTCCTGGGGTATTGGTAGAAATTGAAGAGTATTTTGTGAAATACAAAAACTA CTCATATCTTCACTGTGAGTGGGCAACGGAGCAGCAGTTAGAAAAAGACAAGAGGATCCAGCAGAAAATCAAGCGCTTCAAGATAAAACAGGCCCAAAAAGCACACTTCTTTGCTGAT ATTGAGGAGGACCCATTCAATCCTGACTATGTAGAAGTGGACCGAGTTCTTGAGGTGTCCTACTGTGAAGACAAGGACAGTGGAGAG CCGGTGGTGTATTACCTGGTGAAATGGTGCTCATTGCCATACGAGGACAGCACATGGGAGCTGATGGAAGATGTAGACCAGACTAAGATTGAGGAGTTCAAAAAGCTGCAGGCAGCAaaaccacacacaaacagaaTG GAGCGTCCTCCAGCAAGTCACTGGAAGAAGCTGGAGAAATCGCGAAAGTATTGTAACGAAAACAGTCTCAGGGATTACCAGCTGGAGGGGGTCAACTGGCTGCTCTTCAACTGGTACAACAG GCGTAACTGTATTCTGGCGGATGAGATGGGTCTGGGAAAAACCATCCAGTCCATTACTTTTCTGGAAGAGATCTATCGCACAGGGATCAAGGGGCCGTTCCTCATCATTGCCCCTCTCTCTACTATCGCTAACTGGGAGAGAGAGTTCCGAACCTGGACGCACCTCAACGTCATCGTGTACCATGGCAGTGTGGTCAGCAGACAGATGCTCCAACAGTATGAGATGTACTGCAGAGACTCTCAG GGTCGTGTGATAAGAGGTGCTTACCGCTTTCAGGCAGTCATTACAACATTTGAGATGATTTTGGGAGGCTGTCCAGAACTTAACGCAATAGACTGGCGCTGTGTCATCATCGATGAAGCCCATCGGCTCAAAAACAAGAACTGCAAGCTACTGGAGGGCTTCAAACTTATGAGTCTG GAGCATAAAGTATTGTTGACGGGCACTCCACTACAAAACACGGTAGAGGAGCTTTTTAGTCTTCTGCACTTCCTGGAGCCGACCCGCTTCCCTTCTGAAAACACCTTCATGCAAGAATTCGGAGACCTCAAGACTGAGGAGCAG GTCCAGAAGCTCCAGGCCATTCTGAAACCCATGATGCTGCGCCGTCTTAAGGAGGACGTGGAGAAGAAGTTGGCCCCTAAAGAAGAGACCATTATTGAAGTGGAGCTCACCAACATTCAGAAGAAATACTACCGCGCCATTCTGGAGAAGAACTTCTCATTCCTGGCTAAAGGGGCTGGTCAGGCCAACGTCCCAAACCTGCTCAACACCATGATGGAACTGCGGAAATGCTGCAACCATCCCTACCTCATCAAAG GGGCTGAGGAGAAGATTATGGAGGACTTCAAGGAGGTGTACAGCCCCGCAGCAGTAGATTTCCACCTGCAGGCTATGATTCAGTCAGCAGGTAAACTCGTTCTCATTGACAAGCTGCTCCCCAAGATGAAGGCTGGTGGACACAAAGTGCTCATCTTCTCTCAGATGGTGCGCTGCCTGGACATCCTGGAAGACTACCTCATCCAGAGAAG ATACCTCTATGAGCGGATAGATGGCCGTGTACGTGGAAACCTCCGTCAAGCAGCAATAGACCGTTTCAGTAAACCAGACTCAGATCGATTCGTCTTCCTGCTGTGCACTCGAGCAGGTGGACTTGGTATTAACCTCACTGCGGCCGACACCTGTATCATCTTTGACTCTGACTGGAATCCACAAAACGACCTGCAG GCTCAGGCTCGCTGCCACCGCATTGGTCAGAACAAAGCAGTAAAAGTATATCGACTTATTACACGCAATTCCTATGAGCGAGAGATGTTTGATAGAGCCAGCCTGAAGCTGGGATTGGATAAAGCGGTGCTTCAGAGCATGAGTGGAAGGGACAACAGTCTAGCAGGAGGAGGA CAGATGCAGCAGCAGCTGTCTAAGAAGGAGATTGAGGACCTTCTGCGGCGTGGAGCTTATGGTGCCATCATGGACGAGGAAGATGAGGGAAACAAATTTTGTGAAGAGGACATTGACCAAATCCTGCAGCGCAGAACCAAGACCATCACCATTGAATCTGAGGGTCGGGGCTCCACCTTTGCCAAG GCCAGCTTTGTAGCTTCAGGGAACAGAACAGACATCTCTCTGGATGACCCTAACTTCTGGGACAAGTGGGCCAAGAAAGCTGAAATTGACATGGATACAGTCAATGGCAGA AACAGTCTGGTGATCGACACCCCTCGGGTCAGGAAACAGACCCGGCCATTCAGCTCCACCAAGGACGAACTGGCTGAGCTATCAGAAGGGGAGAGCAGTGGAGATGACAAACCAAAACTCCGCCGGCCGCATGACCGACTCAACAGTTATGGCCGCACGGAGTGCTTCAGGGTGGAGAAGAATCTGCTGGTGTATGG ATGGGGCCGCTGGAAGGACATCCTGGCTCACGGGCGCTTTAAGCGACAGCTAAGTGAGCGTGACGTGGAATGGATTTGCAGGGCACTCCTGTCATACTGCCTCGTTCATTACAGAGGAGACGACAAAATCAAGAGCTTCATGTGGGATCTGATCGCTCCCACAGAGGACGGCAGGACCAAGGAACTTCAGAACCATTTGG GCTTGTCGACTCCAGTACCCCGAGGCAGAAAAGGAAAGAAGATGAAGACTCAGTCAAGCTCCTTCGACATCCAGAAGGCAGAGTGGATCCGAAAACACAACCCAGAACACATTTTGTCTGATGACGGCTACAAGAAACACTTGAAGCACCACTGCAACAA GGTGCTGTTGAGGGTCAGGATGCTGTATTATCTGAAGCAAGAGCTGATTGGAGCACAGTGCCAACAAGTGTTGGAAGGGATTGATGCCAG TGAGATAGAGATCCGGGTTCCTGAGCTGGACCGTTCAGAGATGCCTGCGATGTGGTGGGACATGCTCTCGGACAAATGTCTGCTGTTAGGAGTTTATAAGCACG GTTATGAGAAGTACAACACTATTCGTGCAGATCCAAAACTGTGTTTCCTGGACAGGGTTGGGCGGCCGGACGAAAAGGCCATCGCTGCAGAACAGAGAGGAAATGACTTTATAGATGG GGATGTGGACGACCCTGAGTATAAGCCTGCTCCTGCTTTGATGAAGGATGATATGGAG GATGATGCCTCCTCTCCAGGAGACCTGGTCATTACTGATGCAGGAG AAGGAGGGTCTATGCTGGACGGTGGTGGAGGGACTCTGAGCTCTGGCTCAGGGGTGTATTGGCCCTCACCCTCCGCGCTCACCGCCCGACTGCGGCGTCTGATCACTGCATCTCAACGCTTCACCAAGAGCAGACAGATCCTTCAGATCCACCAGACGCAGCAGGCCATGACCCCGGCCCTCTACCCTATGCCCCCCACACTCACTGACACGTTCAATCCCAAAATCGCTGCTAAGATTGAAAGACAACAGCG ATGGACACGGAGGGAGGAGGCAGATTTCTACCGTGTGGTTTCGACTTTCGGGGTAGTGTTTGATCCAGATTTGGGCCGCTTTGACTGGACCAAGTTTCGAGCTATGGCTCGACTGCACAAGAAAACTGATGAAAGTCTACACAAGTACCTGTGTGCCTTTATTGCCATGTGCAGAAGAGTCTGCCGCCTGCCTGCTATAGAGGGAG ATATGGTTGACTCCTCTCTTGCTATACAACCAATCACAGAGGAGCGTGCATCACGTACCTTATATCGCGTGGAGCTGCTGCGGAAGATAAGAGAGCAGGTGCTGCGTCACCCGCAGCTTTATGAGCACCTCGCACTGTGCCAGCCAGGACCCGATCTTCCAGTCTGGTGGGAAACAGGATCCCACGATCGGGATCTTCTGCTTGGGGCGGCTAAACACGGAGTGAGTCGAACTGACTACCACATCCTCCGCGACCCGGAGCTCTGCTTCATGGCAGCCCAGAGAAACTACAGTCAGAACAAGGGATCCACAGCACAAGCTCAAGCCCCGAATCAGACTCTTTCGCTGGGACAGTGTCACACCCCAACCCCTCTTCCGACCCCCCTCCAGCACATCCAGATGAAAGAGGCTTCTGCTTCACCCCTCTTGAACCAAACCGAGCTGAAGGAGGAGCCGCTGTCAGAGGGAGAGGAAGAAGCTGGAGAGCGAGAGTTGAAGATGGAAACTGCTTCTGTCAGACCTCCCACACCTTCAGGAGTGGATGAGAAAGATGACATCCTCAAAGTGGGAGAGAGTGAGAGCAGGATGGAGGCGGCCAGGACAAAACCACTCACACCCAACTCAATAACTCGCAAACAGAAGAAGCTGAGCAAGCGGAGCCGCAGGGAGGCCAGGAGAGAGTCCAGATCAGACTCAGACTCAGACGGCTCCTCGTCCAGCTCTTCATCCAGCTCTTCTTCAAGATCTTCTTCCTCATCCTCGTCTTCATCAAGGTCAGGATCCAGTTCTTCATCCTCGTCTTCCTCCTGTTCCTCAGGCTCCTCGTCGTCTTCGTCATCATCATCCTCGTCTTCAGAAGGCAGTGACAGTGAGGAGGCACCAAAAAACG CATCAGTTGTTCCTGGTGTTAAAGGCTTTGACGAAGACAGCGTTGCATCACTCAACACTACACAAGATGACATGCAGGACAGTCATGTGACCAACGGTATCTCTAATCCTCCCCACCCTTTCCAGGGAGGCTACATGCTCGCTGCCTCCTACTGGCCAAAG GACCGTGTCATGATAAACCGGCTGGACAGTATATGTCAGGCAGTATTAAAGGGGAAATGGCCGGGGGTTCGTCGTGCATATGAAGGCAATGCAGTAGCATCTTTCTACACCACCAAGCTCCTGGACAATGCAAGCACGCTCCCCGAAGACCCCTCAGACTCCCCTCAGGGTTCAAAGGTGAAGAAGCATGTTGCAGACAGAGAAAAGGAGTTCTCAGTCAAAATCAATAAC GAGGGCAGCCTTAAACTGACCTTCCAGAAGCAGGGTTTACCCCTGAAGCGCCCCCTGGAGGGAGAAGAAGGACCTCTTGCCCAACAGCAGTACTTAGCCCGACTACAAGAGTTGCAGAATGCGTCTGATATCAGCCTTGCGGACTACACCAAAACACAGAACTATCCACAAG TACTGCCAGAGCAGATGCGATTGAACGGAGTAATGGATGGGCAGCCCATAGTGAAAAGACGGAGAGGACGGAGGAAGAATGTGGAAGGGATGGACCTGCTGTTCATGAACAGAAACAGGCCACCTGTGATGCCAGAGCAG ACTCCTGCTGGCTGGAGTGGTGGTGTCGCAGGTATGTCTGGTCCATCTGGGCTGAGCACACCTCAGGGGCCTAGTACCTTTGATACAGAGAGCCGTGTTCCTGTCATCAGCCTCAAAGATGGGACACGACTAGCTGGAGAGGATGCTCCAAAGCGGAAAGAACTTGACCAGTGGCTAAAGGAACACCCGGGCTTCGTGGCAGAT ACTGCAAACAAGCTGCAATTTCAAGATGGCAGACCAAAACAGAAGAGACATCGCTGTAGAAACCCTAATAAAATCGACATCAACAGCCTGACAGGAGAAGAGAGAGTGCAGATCATCAACAGGCGAAATGCTCGCAAG ATTGGTGGTGCTTTTGCACCTCCTCTAAAAGATTTAAGCCGGTTCCTGCAAGAGAACCCAGAGTATGGGGTTCCACCCGAGTGGGCCGATGTTGTCAAACAGTCT GGATACCTTCCTGAAAGCATGTTTGATCGCATCCTGACTGGACCCATCGTTCCTGAAGAGGTGAGCCGACGAGGTCGGCGACCCAAAAACGCAATGCCTAAAGCAGCTATGGTAACCGGTGCCAGTGCCAATGCTGCCCTGGGCCTCAACCCACTCCTAACCAATGGCCTGCTCGCTGGGCTAGACCTTAATAGTCTCCAAGCTCTTCAGCACAACCTCCAGAGCCTCCAGTCTCTCCAACTCACCACTGGCCTCATGGGACTGCCTCATGACCCCTCCAACATGGCCGCCATGTTTCCAATGATGCTGTCAGGAATGACCGGCCTGCCGAACCTCCTCGGGATGAGCAGTCTCATCGGAAATCCCTCACAAGAAGTGGCAGGTGTCGCTCCAGTGGGCGACGAAGAAGAGAAAAAGAAGAGTGCTGGAGACATTCCCAAATCATCAGCTCTGAATTTGAGTTTAGATGGCAAAGCCGAAAGGACAGAGGCTCAAAGCTCCAAGGCCACCACCTCAAATCAAACAAGTGCTTCTGCTTCAGGCCACCCACTGGCCCTCAACCCCCTTCTCCTCTCTAGTATGCTCTACCCAGGGATGCTTCTTACTCCAGGCCTTAACCTGCCTGTGGCCAATCAGCCGCAAGCTGCAAACACTCAGCCAACCCCAGCGCTGCAACCTGCTGCCTCTGAAGCCATGGCCCCACAGCCTGGCCAATCAGAGGACAAAGACAGCGATGAGGGGGAGGAGCCCGACGAAAAGAAGGATACTAGCGGTCCAGAGGGCTCGGCCAAGGCGGACTCGTCCTCCTCCGAGTCCGACAGCTCCTCCTCGTCATCCGAGGATTCCGATTCCAGCGACGAAGACTGA